In Deltaproteobacteria bacterium, the genomic stretch CAACCGGTTTACCGCACTTACAAAAGGATGGCGCGGAAAATTTTTATCCAATTCTCCAAACTTTCCAAACCCAAAGAAAAAACCAGAAAAAAAGTTCACAAACAACTTTTCCAATTTGTCCGCCGCAACCTCAAACAACTCACAGACTTGCGATGCCGCGCCACTCACACGATCGGCAAGAGCGCTTCGACTTCAAAACATATCCTCCAATTTCTGCAAAACCTCAAAACCACAGAACTCAAAGTCCGCACGATCCTTCACCAACAGAAACAGATTCGGCAGGGGTTTCTTCACATTCCCAACCGCATCGTTTCATTTCACAAAGATCATGTCCGACCGATCGTCAGAGGTAAATTCCCCCTGAACACTGAATTCGGCCCGAAAATTCTTGTGGCAGTCGTTAAAAATTGTTTGTACGTGGTGGACTCCTTCCATGCCAATGTCTCCGACGCAACGCTTGTGCTTCCGGCTCTGCGATGGTTCAAGAAAACATTCGGGCATCTTCCAAAAGAAATTTTGGGAGATCGCGGATTCTTTTCCCGCATGCGCGTCCAATGGCTTAAAGCTCTCAACATTCTTGCGGGACTTCAACCGCGCGGAAAAAATGTCGAGAAATCTTCCGCCAATCGTCGAATGATTCGCCAGCGCCAACAGATCGAAGCCTTCATCTCTTTATCCAAACGCAAGTTCGGCTGGAACCGATGCCGAGCAAAAAATCCAGACCATGAATCGTCATGGATTCGCTTCAGC encodes the following:
- a CDS encoding transposase, with product MLIQDDPQNEFGDFPFSEYVIDKDHPLVKLSQAIHWKNLLEALSRFYHPTLGRPTIPLRAQAGTLMIKFIKNFSDRETVGYCSDAIPAMFFCGLHPTKVKGTMNPASGLSQFRKAIGPEGMALIQSVLEHAARGKSLTKNGQLIVDTTCVPLDIHYPTDIKLLERCRHNILKLFDEAKRLGLQPVYRTYKRMARKIFIQFSKLSKPKEKTRKKVHKQLFQFVRRNLKQLTDLRCRATHTIGKSASTSKHILQFLQNLKTTELKVRTILHQQKQIRQGFLHIPNRIVSFHKDHVRPIVRGKFPLNTEFGPKILVAVVKNCLYVVDSFHANVSDATLVLPALRWFKKTFGHLPKEILGDRGFFSRMRVQWLKALNILAGLQPRGKNVEKSSANRRMIRQRQQIEAFISLSKRKFGWNRCRAKNPDHESSWIRFSAVAASVHKRFFLSLSP